One part of the Glycine soja cultivar W05 chromosome 11, ASM419377v2, whole genome shotgun sequence genome encodes these proteins:
- the LOC114373433 gene encoding B3 domain-containing protein Os11g0197600-like isoform X1, which yields MRDFSFHSNDLLILQGNNRERWKMDYHQDNPAVFFTTIKNTKQLKVPEEFLKHLNKDLWSNSVLIGPSGDKWQVTILKKGNNVYMDNGWSQFLKDNSVVLDEFLLFTYHGGNCFYVQIFGGNGLERLCRKEAREEQAATPQFFDLPFSNKASISDGCEIKKTRQEQASAPSLARTNKSKQRKTFVGSSHLHESNSYKKDLPSSNKGTLSKGCEIKKTRQEQAATPSFLRPNKIKQRKTSARSSNLNESKSCQEGQERVATLSWARTNNYNSTQRKTSAGSSHLHESNSSKEDLPFSNKASLSKDFPKPQSSINIECSEACKLAESFTSRNPHWKHLLTKCNLERCILLIAAEFARKYIPEALEQIYLWNSEGKSWEVRVHYFRNRNTWYAAFKRGWERFVRDNKLMKGDTCIFEVEEEQGHWSVHIFRTGCAPH from the exons ATGAGAGACTTTTCATTTCATTCCAATGATTTATTAATCTTGCAAGGAAACAACAGAGAGAGGTGGAAGATGGATTATCATCAGGACAACCCTGCAGTTTTCTTCACTACCATCAAGAACACCAAGCAACTG AAAGTCCCAGAGGAGTTTCTGAAGCATTTGAATAAAGACTTGTGGAGTAATTCAGTTCTTATAGGCCCTTCTGGTGATAAGTGGCAAGTAACTATTTTGAAGAAAGGAAATAACGTGTATATGGACAATGGTTGGTCACAATTTCTGAAAGACAATTCAGTGGTGCTTGATGAGTTCTTGCTTTTTACATATCATGGAGGAAACTGCTTCTATGTTCAAATTTTTGGTGGGAATGGATTGGAGAGGCTATGCCGCAAAGAAGCAAGAGAAGAACAAGCTGCTACCCCTCAATTTTTTG ATCTGCCTTTCAGCAACAAAGCCTCAATTTCTGATGGATGTGAGATAAAGAAAACAAGACAAGAACAAGCTTCTGCCCCAAGTTTGGCGAGGACAAACAAGAGCAAGCAAAGAAAAACTTTTGTCGGTTCATCACACCTCCATGAATCGAACTCTTACAAAAAAG ATCTGCCTTCCAGCAACAAAGGCACACTTTCTAAAGGATGTGAGATAAAGAAAACAAGACAAGAACAAGCTGCCACCCCAAGTTTTTTGAGGCCAAATAagattaaacaaagaaaaacttCTGCCAGATCATCAAACCTCAATGAATCCAAATCTTGTCAAGAAG GACAAGAACGAGTTGCCACCCTAAGTTGGGCGAGGACAAATAATTATAACAGTACGCAAAGAAAAACTTCAGCCGGTTCATCACACCTGCATGAATCGAATTCTTCCAAAGAAG ATCTTCCTTTCAGCAACAAAGCCTCACTTTCTAAGGACTTCCCAAAGCCTCAGAGTTCAATTAATATTGAATGTTCAGAAGCATGTAAATTGGCCGAGTCTTTTACCTCTCGGAATCCTCATTGGAAGCACCTTTTGACAAAATGCAATTTGGAACGGTGCATCTTg CTTATTGCTGCTGAGTTTGCCAGAAAGTACATTCCTGAAGCACTGGAACAGATCTATCTTTGGAATTCGGAAGGAAAATCTTGGGAAGTGCGAGTGCATTATTTTAGAAATCGAAATACATGGTATGCTGCGTTTAAGAGAGGATGGGAAAGATTCGTTCGTGATAACAAGCTCATGAAAGGTGACACTTGCATTTTTGAAGTTGAAGAAGAACAAGGCCATTGGAGTGTTCACATATTCAGAACCGGATGTGCACCACATTAG
- the LOC114373433 gene encoding putative B3 domain-containing protein Os03g0621600 isoform X2, whose product MRDFSFHSNDLLILQGNNRERWKMDYHQDNPAVFFTTIKNTKQLKVPEEFLKHLNKDLWSNSVLIGPSGDKWQVTILKKGNNVYMDNGWSQFLKDNSVVLDEFLLFTYHGGNCFYVQIFGGNGLERLCRKEAREEQAATPQFFDLPFSNKASISDGCEIKKTRQEQASAPSLARTNKSKQRKTFVGSSHLHESNSYKKGQERVATLSWARTNNYNSTQRKTSAGSSHLHESNSSKEDLPFSNKASLSKDFPKPQSSINIECSEACKLAESFTSRNPHWKHLLTKCNLERCILLIAAEFARKYIPEALEQIYLWNSEGKSWEVRVHYFRNRNTWYAAFKRGWERFVRDNKLMKGDTCIFEVEEEQGHWSVHIFRTGCAPH is encoded by the exons ATGAGAGACTTTTCATTTCATTCCAATGATTTATTAATCTTGCAAGGAAACAACAGAGAGAGGTGGAAGATGGATTATCATCAGGACAACCCTGCAGTTTTCTTCACTACCATCAAGAACACCAAGCAACTG AAAGTCCCAGAGGAGTTTCTGAAGCATTTGAATAAAGACTTGTGGAGTAATTCAGTTCTTATAGGCCCTTCTGGTGATAAGTGGCAAGTAACTATTTTGAAGAAAGGAAATAACGTGTATATGGACAATGGTTGGTCACAATTTCTGAAAGACAATTCAGTGGTGCTTGATGAGTTCTTGCTTTTTACATATCATGGAGGAAACTGCTTCTATGTTCAAATTTTTGGTGGGAATGGATTGGAGAGGCTATGCCGCAAAGAAGCAAGAGAAGAACAAGCTGCTACCCCTCAATTTTTTG ATCTGCCTTTCAGCAACAAAGCCTCAATTTCTGATGGATGTGAGATAAAGAAAACAAGACAAGAACAAGCTTCTGCCCCAAGTTTGGCGAGGACAAACAAGAGCAAGCAAAGAAAAACTTTTGTCGGTTCATCACACCTCCATGAATCGAACTCTTACAAAAAAG GACAAGAACGAGTTGCCACCCTAAGTTGGGCGAGGACAAATAATTATAACAGTACGCAAAGAAAAACTTCAGCCGGTTCATCACACCTGCATGAATCGAATTCTTCCAAAGAAG ATCTTCCTTTCAGCAACAAAGCCTCACTTTCTAAGGACTTCCCAAAGCCTCAGAGTTCAATTAATATTGAATGTTCAGAAGCATGTAAATTGGCCGAGTCTTTTACCTCTCGGAATCCTCATTGGAAGCACCTTTTGACAAAATGCAATTTGGAACGGTGCATCTTg CTTATTGCTGCTGAGTTTGCCAGAAAGTACATTCCTGAAGCACTGGAACAGATCTATCTTTGGAATTCGGAAGGAAAATCTTGGGAAGTGCGAGTGCATTATTTTAGAAATCGAAATACATGGTATGCTGCGTTTAAGAGAGGATGGGAAAGATTCGTTCGTGATAACAAGCTCATGAAAGGTGACACTTGCATTTTTGAAGTTGAAGAAGAACAAGGCCATTGGAGTGTTCACATATTCAGAACCGGATGTGCACCACATTAG
- the LOC114373435 gene encoding B3 domain-containing protein Os11g0197600-like: MFHCSSITITMGDFSLHENNMDYHQDNPAVFFTIINNTKLLKVPEEFLKHLNEDLSSNAVLIGPSGDKWQVTILKKGNNVYMNNGWSQFLKDNSVVLDEFLLFTYHGGNCFYVQIFCGNGLERLCLKETRQEQAVTPQFLDLTFSNKALISDGCEIKKTSQEQASTPSLVRITNKSKQRKTSAGSFLHHESKSSCQEDLPFSNKALLSKDFPKPLSSIKFETSEACKLAESFTSRNPHWKHLMTKCNVEDHCTLHIATQFACKYIPEVVKQIILWNSEGKFWEVEVTCLRYQNKRYTRFTTGWGKFVRDNKLMKGDTCIFELEDENHMSVHIFRTSV, translated from the exons ATGTTCCATTGCTCCTCTATCACTATCACAATGGGAGACTTTTCATTACACGAAAACAACATGGATTATCATCAGGACAACCCTGCAGTCTTCTTCACTATCATCAACAACACCAAGCTACTG AAAGTCCCAGAGGAGTTTCTGAAACATTTGAATGAAGACTTGTCTAGTAATGCAGTTCTTATAGGCCCTTCTGGTGATAAGTGGCAAGTAACTATTTTGAAGAAAGGAAATAACGTCTATATGAACAATGGTTGGTCACAATTTCTGAAAGACAACTCAGTGGTGCTTGATGAGTTCTTGCTTTTCACATATCATGGAGGAAACTGCTTCTATGTTCAAATTTTTTGTGGGAATGGATTGGAGAGGCTATGCCTCAAAGAAACAAGACAAGAACAAGCTGTCACCCCTCAATTTTTAG ATCTGACTTTTAGCAACAAAGCCTTAATTTCTGATGGATGTGAGATAAAGAAAAcaagtcaagaacaagcttccACCCCAAGTTTGGTAAGGATAACAAACAAGagtaaacaaagaaaaacttCTGCTGGTTCATTTCTTCACCATGAATCGAAGTCGTCGTGCCAAGAAG ATCTGCCTTTCAGCAACAAAGCCTTACTTTCTAAGGACTTCCCAAAGCCTCTGAGTTCAATCAAATTTGAAACTTCAGAAGCATGCAAATTGGCCGAGTCCTTTACCTCTCGCAATCCTCATTGGAAGCACCTCATGACAAAATGCAATGTGGAAGATCATTGCACATTG CACATTGCTACTCAGTTTGCATGTAAGTACATTCCTGAAGTAGTGAAACAGATCATTCTATGGAATTCGGAAGGAAAATTTTGGGAAGTGGAAGTGACTTGTTTAagatatcaaaataaaaggtATACTCGGTTTACGACAGGATGGGGAAAATTCGTTCGTGATAACAAGCTCATGAAAGGTGACACTTGCATTTTTGAACTTGAAGACGAAAATCATATGAGCGTTCACATATTCAGAACCAGTGTCTGA
- the LOC114373437 gene encoding uncharacterized protein LOC114373437 has translation MIMLLKMDEVFAMSKMRKADLVKRVVIIAVMAIADAADTNDVYSPCLDAKVQRGDGFTFGIAFSDKEFFSQGNGPQLSPCDKRLDLANKGAQLSVFRPTVDEISLLTINRSIVNAGKDAYMVAFAGQKYAARSLPIMFADNSHTITSFTLVLEFQEGTLQNLYWKSFGCNACPSGSICLNNQDCAVPNTECQKNGGSACNLGIQLAFSGTDKNLDALNSWYEAQNLRQYSLYGLFSNLRDSIIGPYENLF, from the exons ATGATCATGCTTTTGAAGATGGATGAAGTTTTTGCCATGTCCAAGATGAGGAAAGCAGATTTGGTGAAACGGGTGGTGATCATTGCCGTGATGGCTATTGCAGATGCAGCTGATACAAATGATGTTTATAGTCCATGTCTTGATGCTAAAGTTCAGAGAGGAGATGGTTTTACATTCGGTATTGCATTTTCAGACAAGGAATTTTTCTCCCAAGGTAATGGTCCGCAGCTTTCGCCTTGCGACAAACGCCTAGACCTCGCAAACAAAGGAGCACAGCTTTCTGTTTTCAGGCCGACGGTTGATGAGATCTCACTGCTCACCATCAACAGGAGCATCGTAAACGCG GGCAAAGATGCATATATGGTTGCATTTGCTGGGCAGAAATATGCAGCAAGGTCACTACCTATTATGTTTGCTGACAACAGTCACACGATTActagtttcactttg GTTCTTGAATTTCAAGAGGGAACCCTTCAAAACTTGTATTGGAAGAGTTTTGGTTGTAATGCATGTCCTAGTGGAAGCATTTGCCTGAACAATCAAGACTGTGCAGTTCCAAACACAGAGTGTCAAAAGAATGGGGGGAGTGCCTGCAACTTGGGAATACAGTTGGCATTCTCAGGGACTGACAAGAATCTCGATGCTCTTAATTCTTGGTATGAAGCGCAAAATCTACGGCAGTACTCCCTCTATGGTCTATTCTCCAATCTTCGTGACTCCATCATCGGGCCATATGAAAATCTCTTTTAA